In the Roseibium sp. HPY-6 genome, one interval contains:
- a CDS encoding TRAP transporter large permease has protein sequence MAKTLIVLFFGTLALGLPVVFTMGVASTAAILIDGSLNPLLIPQRLFGGINSFPLMAVPFFILASELMTACGLTAALLRFANDLVGHIRGGLGHVNVLTSMLFAGISGSALADAAGPSAIVMRMMRNAGYEANYAGALSAATATIGPIIPPSILMVIFAISDNRVTVAGLFLAGVVPGLLLGLALAAANHIVSVKKGYRGRELRASKLEVSRSAISAGPAMLMPIIILGGIIGGIFTPTEAGAVATAYALLLGLVLRTLSTSKLYTVLVRAAITTSSVLLIVAMASVFGWLLTYLQIPQTLAAAIALMTDDRIVVLFLLAGFALICGLFIDTLPALIILTPVLGPIAAQFGIDPLQFAMMLVLNLTIGMITPPVGPVLFVIATIGRLRIEGLSRAVLPLLAAELAVLLLVILVPALSTALPRFFGFSS, from the coding sequence ATGGCAAAGACCCTCATAGTCCTGTTTTTCGGCACGCTTGCGCTCGGACTTCCTGTCGTGTTCACCATGGGCGTCGCCTCGACGGCGGCGATCCTGATCGACGGCTCGCTCAACCCGCTGCTCATCCCGCAAAGATTGTTTGGCGGGATCAATTCCTTCCCGCTCATGGCCGTCCCGTTTTTCATTCTCGCGTCCGAGTTGATGACGGCCTGCGGCTTGACGGCTGCGCTGCTCCGCTTTGCAAATGATCTTGTCGGCCACATTCGGGGCGGGCTCGGACACGTCAACGTGCTCACCTCCATGCTGTTTGCCGGAATTTCGGGATCCGCGCTCGCCGACGCCGCCGGTCCGTCCGCAATCGTCATGCGGATGATGCGCAACGCCGGATATGAGGCCAACTACGCCGGAGCCCTCTCAGCCGCGACAGCGACCATCGGCCCGATCATCCCGCCGTCCATCCTCATGGTCATTTTCGCCATATCTGACAATCGGGTGACCGTCGCGGGCCTGTTTCTGGCGGGCGTCGTTCCGGGCCTGCTGCTCGGGCTCGCGCTCGCCGCAGCCAATCACATTGTCTCGGTGAAAAAAGGTTATCGCGGCCGGGAGCTGCGCGCTTCAAAGCTCGAAGTATCGCGCAGCGCAATCAGCGCCGGCCCCGCAATGCTGATGCCGATCATCATTCTCGGCGGAATTATCGGCGGCATCTTCACGCCGACGGAAGCGGGTGCTGTTGCAACCGCATATGCCCTGCTCCTCGGTCTGGTTCTTCGCACGCTGTCGACATCAAAGCTGTACACCGTTCTCGTCAGGGCGGCCATCACGACCTCTTCGGTCCTGTTGATTGTCGCCATGGCTTCGGTCTTCGGCTGGCTTTTGACCTATTTGCAGATCCCGCAAACGCTTGCCGCTGCGATTGCCCTGATGACGGACGACCGGATTGTCGTGCTTTTCCTTCTGGCGGGTTTCGCGCTGATCTGCGGTCTCTTCATCGACACGCTTCCGGCCCTCATCATCCTGACGCCCGTCCTCGGGCCGATTGCCGCCCAATTCGGAATCGATCCGCTGCAATTCGCGATGATGCTGGTTCTCAACCTGACGATCGGAATGATCACGCCGCCCGTCGGACCCGTTCTTTTCGTTATCGCGACCATCGGCCGTCTCCGCATTGAGGGCCTGTCGCGCGCTGTTCTGCCGCTACTCGCTGCGGAATTGGCGGTGCTGCTCCTGGTCATTCTCGTGCCGGCCCTCAGCACCGCATTACCTCGCTTCTTCGGTTTCTCGAGCTAG
- a CDS encoding TRAP transporter small permease: MAQFERALIAVNRFLVAAALALVFLIVITNVIGRYLFGISLSWGEEVARFLMIFGVFAGAGLALRSGRLVEIDLFVAMLPKRLRKVIRWGSVVVMAAFMALIFWFGIQFVSFGWNKETMATGISRGIPYLAIPLGAALFLCHLAFACRKFVSGDFETDSVLDDQEHQL, encoded by the coding sequence ATGGCGCAGTTTGAGCGTGCCCTGATCGCGGTGAACCGGTTTCTGGTTGCAGCAGCTCTTGCGCTGGTCTTCCTGATCGTCATCACCAACGTGATTGGCCGCTACCTCTTCGGCATTTCCCTCTCCTGGGGCGAGGAAGTGGCGCGGTTCCTGATGATTTTCGGCGTGTTCGCCGGCGCTGGACTGGCGCTTCGCAGCGGACGGCTGGTCGAAATCGACCTCTTTGTCGCCATGCTCCCGAAACGACTGCGAAAAGTCATTCGCTGGGGCAGCGTTGTTGTCATGGCGGCCTTCATGGCCCTGATTTTCTGGTTCGGAATCCAGTTCGTCAGTTTTGGCTGGAACAAGGAAACCATGGCAACCGGCATATCCCGCGGCATTCCCTATCTGGCCATTCCGCTGGGAGCGGCTCTGTTTCTGTGCCACTTGGCATTTGCATGTCGAAAATTCGTCTCCGGTGATTTCGAAACAGACTCTGTTCTCGATGATCAGGAGCACCAACTGTGA
- a CDS encoding autotransporter outer membrane beta-barrel domain-containing protein, translating into MKDKITGFNSPATNSLNNQTAGVGGRQILLTQYTFTRQTQVTRFVQLSNSTVTGANGFSYSVRALASPFAELTSGTATRTGSTVYSNVTLGGNNTNLDEFSISGLTLEAGTYWIAVHASDGNAYQVAANSGEDPEPLLADSGGVPFVAGSNFHMYTILYGINPFSATFDEQKSIAFNTIPVNVSQVNSISSLTLALLNRRLSRLQNNKFLAARTGAVTGLTGYFDDTYLSGYEADSSGSSPFPDAALGTNGSLDSAERPGRIRVWSEGSFVSIEHGTTGSFDGYDGTLIGGHLGADIDITESLAVGLAYGRNYTDTDYVDDLGNTQSNSDHFSAFAQYIHENGFYSNLIYSYGHFDLDLDRNAGTSGAAKASTHAGAHSVQGTVGYRFPPVKAFTTSVESRLWYTNINVDGYSESNAGSGSLSVDEQNADNVSVAVGFNARYNHGNFSPYLSVFYQYNNLDLGDATISLLQDPSLTATQQYIGNDGGSVNLDIGLDYAFGGGLSLGANYATSLSDGDLEYHGLNLALNYVF; encoded by the coding sequence GTGAAAGACAAAATCACAGGCTTCAATTCGCCAGCAACAAATTCTCTGAACAATCAGACGGCTGGCGTCGGTGGCCGCCAGATCCTTTTGACGCAGTATACTTTCACGCGGCAAACACAGGTTACGCGCTTCGTTCAGCTGTCAAATTCAACGGTCACAGGAGCGAACGGGTTTTCCTATTCCGTCAGGGCCCTTGCTTCGCCCTTTGCGGAGCTTACCTCCGGGACTGCGACGCGCACCGGCAGCACAGTCTACAGCAACGTCACCTTGGGCGGGAACAACACCAACCTGGATGAATTCTCCATTTCAGGGCTTACGCTGGAAGCGGGTACCTATTGGATCGCCGTCCATGCAAGTGACGGAAACGCCTATCAGGTTGCTGCCAACTCGGGCGAAGATCCCGAGCCGCTGCTGGCAGACAGCGGTGGTGTGCCTTTTGTGGCCGGTAGCAACTTTCACATGTACACGATCCTTTATGGCATCAATCCCTTCAGTGCCACTTTTGACGAGCAGAAGAGCATTGCGTTCAATACGATCCCGGTTAACGTATCGCAGGTCAATTCCATCAGTTCCTTGACTCTCGCCCTCCTCAACAGGCGTTTGTCCAGACTGCAGAACAACAAGTTTTTAGCTGCCCGGACTGGCGCGGTAACAGGTCTAACCGGATATTTCGACGATACTTACCTGAGTGGGTATGAGGCCGACTCGTCAGGCAGTTCTCCATTTCCAGATGCAGCGTTGGGAACCAACGGATCCTTGGATTCAGCGGAAAGACCTGGCCGCATCAGAGTTTGGTCGGAAGGCAGCTTTGTTTCCATCGAACATGGCACAACGGGCAGCTTCGACGGCTATGACGGCACTCTGATCGGCGGTCACCTTGGGGCGGATATCGACATCACTGAGTCTTTAGCAGTCGGGCTTGCGTATGGCCGAAATTACACCGACACAGACTATGTAGACGATTTGGGAAACACGCAGTCAAACAGCGATCACTTTTCAGCCTTTGCGCAATACATCCATGAGAACGGGTTTTATTCGAACCTGATCTACAGCTATGGCCATTTCGACCTCGACCTTGACAGAAATGCAGGAACGTCCGGTGCCGCCAAAGCATCAACACACGCGGGCGCCCACAGTGTTCAAGGGACCGTCGGATACCGGTTCCCGCCCGTCAAAGCGTTTACGACAAGTGTTGAATCAAGGCTTTGGTATACGAACATCAACGTCGACGGCTATAGCGAGAGCAATGCGGGAAGCGGCTCTCTTTCCGTCGACGAGCAAAACGCTGACAATGTGTCTGTCGCCGTCGGCTTTAACGCCCGCTACAACCACGGTAATTTCAGTCCTTATCTCAGCGTGTTTTATCAGTACAACAATCTGGATCTGGGCGATGCCACGATCAGCTTGCTTCAGGATCCGAGCCTGACGGCAACGCAGCAATATATCGGGAACGACGGCGGCAGCGTAAATCTCGATATTGGTCTTGATTATGCATTCGGTGGCGGCCTCAGCCTCGGTGCCAATTATGCAACGTCTCTGAGTGACGGAGACCTGGAGTATCACGGTCTGAACCTAGCGTTGAATTATGTGTTTTGA
- a CDS encoding RraA family protein produces the protein MELKNLIAGFRETATASVADAVDKVTGRKGYLDQAIKPRINDKRIVGPAVTVLEGPTDEFVPPQHALDAIDESAPGSVIVISISGDENVAVWGGLMTAGAVANKHEGAVLDGAVRDITEIRRDYDFPVYARATSPGTTLGRHKTLAANEPVPVGDVIVHPGDIIVGDIDGVVVVPLEKAEEVLAMAREIDVREAEQAKLIMQAGSLREGLAKYGRI, from the coding sequence ATGGAACTTAAGAACTTGATCGCAGGTTTCCGGGAGACGGCAACCGCCTCCGTTGCGGACGCGGTCGACAAAGTAACCGGCCGCAAGGGATATCTTGACCAGGCCATCAAACCGCGCATCAACGACAAGAGGATTGTCGGCCCGGCCGTGACTGTCCTGGAAGGCCCAACCGACGAATTCGTACCGCCGCAACATGCGCTGGACGCAATCGATGAATCAGCTCCTGGCTCGGTCATCGTGATCTCCATCTCCGGCGATGAGAACGTGGCCGTCTGGGGTGGCCTCATGACCGCAGGCGCTGTTGCCAACAAGCATGAGGGCGCTGTTCTGGACGGCGCGGTCCGCGACATCACCGAAATCCGCCGCGACTATGACTTTCCGGTCTATGCGCGCGCCACATCTCCGGGCACGACCCTCGGCCGCCACAAGACCCTGGCCGCCAACGAGCCTGTTCCTGTCGGCGACGTCATTGTTCATCCAGGGGACATCATCGTCGGAGACATCGATGGTGTCGTGGTGGTTCCTCTTGAAAAGGCGGAAGAGGTTCTGGCCATGGCACGGGAAATCGATGTTCGCGAAGCCGAACAGGCGAAACTGATCATGCAGGCGGGTTCGCTGCGTGAGGGTCTCGCAAAATACGGACGCATCTAG
- a CDS encoding 2,4'-dihydroxyacetophenone dioxygenase family protein, whose translation MPVTEKDENPRVPYQLPFPKDAQAEIVVPSAIPDDERVWVPQAENVWFRPLCLNRSQGYWVNLLRVRKAGVLSRHRHPNPVHGYVLKGRWHYLEHDWVAKEGGYVYEPPGETHTLVVPDDVEEMITLFQVNGIMYYVDPYGNHLGYEDVFTKIDICREHYASVGLGEDFVDQFLR comes from the coding sequence ATGCCGGTTACGGAAAAAGATGAAAACCCGCGTGTTCCCTATCAGCTCCCCTTTCCCAAGGACGCGCAGGCGGAAATCGTGGTGCCGAGCGCAATCCCGGATGACGAGCGGGTCTGGGTTCCTCAAGCCGAGAACGTCTGGTTCCGGCCGCTGTGCCTGAACAGAAGTCAGGGATACTGGGTGAACCTGCTCCGCGTCCGAAAAGCCGGTGTTCTTTCACGCCACCGCCACCCCAACCCTGTTCACGGATATGTCCTGAAGGGCCGCTGGCACTACCTGGAACATGACTGGGTGGCCAAAGAAGGTGGTTATGTCTATGAACCGCCGGGCGAAACCCACACGCTCGTTGTGCCGGACGATGTCGAGGAGATGATCACCCTCTTCCAGGTCAATGGCATCATGTATTACGTCGACCCTTACGGGAACCATCTCGGATACGAGGACGTCTTCACAAAAATCGACATTTGCCGTGAGCATTACGCAAGTGTCGGACTTGGTGAAGACTTCGTGGACCAGTTTCTGAGATAA
- a CDS encoding DctP family TRAP transporter solute-binding subunit, translating into MKLTTRLLGGAAALALFTAASAAHAKDLKYAHFQAADMSSPKHAAALAFETCVEGKTSGSIDVQVFPASQLGDGNQIIEGLQLGTVQMGVVHDGPISAVYKPFAVFAMPYLFDDQAMAWSIVDSSFGDELFEDMRSQTGIRILGLADNGVRNFTNSKVPVAEPDDMKGLKMRVMTAPVWTKLVESLGASATPVPWPELPGALQQGVVDGQENGVTNIVNASLYQHQKYVSLDGHVFSWHAYMINDDFYNGLTEDEKLAVDQCVEISKVIHRGMTAAQDANAATILGEKGLEVVPVSPEQKAKFRDLAQPAVREYIVGEIGEDWPSKLDEAVAAYRSQ; encoded by the coding sequence ATGAAACTGACGACACGTTTATTGGGTGGGGCAGCTGCCCTGGCCCTCTTCACCGCCGCGTCCGCCGCACATGCCAAGGACCTGAAATACGCACATTTTCAGGCGGCTGACATGTCATCGCCGAAACACGCTGCCGCGCTTGCCTTTGAGACATGCGTCGAAGGCAAAACATCCGGCTCCATCGATGTGCAGGTGTTTCCGGCATCCCAGCTTGGCGACGGCAACCAGATCATCGAGGGCCTGCAACTGGGCACGGTACAGATGGGTGTCGTGCACGACGGTCCGATCTCCGCGGTCTATAAGCCCTTCGCGGTTTTCGCGATGCCCTACCTGTTCGACGATCAGGCGATGGCCTGGTCGATCGTCGACAGCTCGTTCGGCGACGAGCTTTTTGAGGATATGCGCTCCCAAACCGGCATTCGCATCCTTGGTCTTGCGGACAATGGCGTCCGTAACTTCACCAACTCAAAGGTTCCGGTCGCTGAGCCTGACGATATGAAGGGGCTCAAGATGCGCGTCATGACCGCTCCGGTCTGGACGAAGCTGGTTGAGTCTCTCGGCGCTTCAGCTACGCCCGTGCCGTGGCCGGAGCTGCCGGGCGCGCTGCAGCAGGGCGTTGTCGACGGGCAGGAGAACGGTGTGACCAACATCGTCAACGCGTCTCTTTACCAGCACCAGAAATACGTCTCCCTCGATGGCCATGTCTTTTCCTGGCATGCCTACATGATCAACGACGACTTCTACAATGGCCTGACCGAAGACGAAAAGCTCGCAGTCGATCAGTGCGTTGAAATCTCGAAGGTTATTCATCGCGGCATGACGGCCGCCCAGGACGCCAACGCGGCGACCATTCTGGGTGAAAAAGGGCTGGAAGTTGTCCCCGTGAGCCCCGAACAGAAGGCCAAGTTCCGCGATCTGGCGCAGCCGGCCGTGCGTGAATACATCGTCGGCGAAATCGGTGAGGACTGGCCGTCCAAGCTTGATGAAGCCGTGGCTGCGTATCGGAGCCAGTAA
- a CDS encoding C-terminal binding protein, translating into MRAETVTDLDMPCAAVLEPGYADYALEQEAIQRFGACVLPVSPEQDAVSALNERNVFAVLVRERPIDSAIYESFPKLKLILRYGVGVDNVDLNRATERGIYIANIPDYGAENEVSDHAVALYLAVSRRIVSRDREVRQGEWGIGQRDPIPGRRNATVGLIGFGRIARSVCQRFRALGYSRVLVSDPYLDEETRTYWDVEACDADTLCRESDVISLHAPLTTDTRNILDARRIGLMKKTAILVNVSRGGLVDEDALAKALHGGRIFGAGIDVFDQEPPATDSPLLKAPNTVLSDHCGWYSEASVNELQRRAGAELARVLEGHPPQNWVNRW; encoded by the coding sequence ATGCGTGCGGAGACTGTGACCGATCTGGACATGCCCTGCGCAGCGGTTCTTGAGCCGGGATACGCCGATTACGCGCTGGAGCAGGAAGCCATTCAGCGCTTCGGTGCCTGCGTGCTGCCGGTTTCGCCGGAACAGGATGCAGTCTCCGCGCTGAACGAAAGGAATGTCTTTGCGGTGCTCGTACGCGAGCGCCCCATCGACAGCGCCATCTATGAGAGTTTCCCGAAACTCAAGCTGATCCTGAGATATGGCGTCGGAGTGGACAATGTTGATCTGAACCGCGCCACGGAACGCGGGATCTATATTGCGAACATCCCGGACTATGGAGCCGAAAACGAAGTCAGCGATCACGCAGTGGCGCTCTATCTCGCTGTTTCGCGCAGGATCGTTTCAAGGGACCGGGAAGTGCGCCAGGGCGAATGGGGAATAGGCCAACGCGATCCGATCCCAGGTCGCCGGAACGCAACGGTCGGTCTGATTGGTTTCGGACGCATTGCGCGGTCCGTCTGCCAACGCTTTCGTGCCCTTGGGTATTCTCGCGTCCTGGTGAGCGATCCGTATCTCGATGAGGAAACGCGCACGTACTGGGACGTTGAAGCTTGTGACGCGGATACGCTTTGCAGGGAGTCTGACGTGATCAGCCTTCATGCACCGCTGACTACCGACACGCGCAACATCCTGGATGCGCGGCGGATCGGCCTGATGAAAAAGACAGCGATCCTCGTAAATGTCTCGCGCGGCGGACTTGTCGATGAGGACGCACTGGCCAAAGCCCTTCACGGCGGCCGCATCTTCGGTGCGGGGATCGATGTGTTCGACCAGGAGCCACCTGCCACAGACAGTCCCTTGCTCAAGGCGCCGAACACCGTGCTCAGCGATCACTGCGGCTGGTATTCGGAGGCCTCCGTCAACGAACTTCAAAGGCGCGCGGGTGCCGAACTGGCGCGGGTCCTTGAAGGACATCCACCACAGAACTGGGTCAACCGATGGTGA
- a CDS encoding L-dopachrome tautomerase-related protein, with protein sequence MKHFKATTLSVIALTCLGLGGAVAKDAPQPEVFAEWNSLPYKVASEDIRSTWENSGIFGQALIQGAKVDSQGNIYVSTARWGGEEIPSTLSKLVRNGDIWELEPYPSQEMNDIANAAGLKAVLGFEIDRNDTMWILDQGHVAGPPFEDGDAKLVLWDIKANKEIQRYVFTADEADRQCSFLNDLAVDNDTGFAYIADSGIFCNPLHGGLIVYDSNTNSVRRILDQHKFTNNEPNFFFNIDDRPVLKNGGMQTGADGIALSGDKETIYWTNLTGNKLYSLPTELLRNFEINETVIENAARVEATLPSNTDGMTADNAGNIYMTALSLDGIMKFDESTGQVTRFVHHPEMNWPDTLAWGPDGSLYVVSNHLHVWVDGDMNFDAPKIPNFRIWRIPNVGQSYLAE encoded by the coding sequence ATGAAGCACTTCAAAGCCACAACGCTGTCGGTCATCGCGCTGACATGTCTTGGACTGGGCGGCGCTGTCGCCAAGGATGCGCCTCAACCGGAGGTCTTCGCCGAGTGGAACAGTCTGCCCTACAAGGTCGCGTCCGAGGACATCAGATCGACCTGGGAAAACAGCGGGATTTTCGGGCAGGCCCTCATCCAGGGCGCCAAAGTGGACAGCCAGGGCAACATCTATGTGTCGACAGCCCGATGGGGCGGGGAAGAAATCCCCTCAACCCTCTCCAAACTCGTCAGGAACGGGGACATCTGGGAACTCGAGCCCTATCCGAGCCAGGAGATGAACGATATCGCCAACGCGGCCGGCCTGAAAGCGGTCCTCGGCTTCGAGATCGACCGCAACGACACCATGTGGATCCTTGATCAGGGCCATGTTGCCGGCCCTCCCTTTGAAGACGGCGACGCCAAACTCGTCTTGTGGGACATCAAGGCCAACAAGGAAATTCAACGCTACGTCTTTACTGCGGACGAAGCCGACCGACAGTGTTCCTTCCTCAACGATCTCGCTGTCGACAATGACACCGGCTTCGCCTACATCGCCGACAGCGGTATCTTCTGCAATCCGCTGCACGGCGGCCTGATAGTCTACGACAGCAACACCAATTCCGTCCGCCGTATTCTCGATCAGCACAAGTTCACCAACAACGAACCGAACTTCTTCTTCAATATCGACGACCGGCCCGTGCTGAAGAACGGCGGCATGCAAACCGGCGCGGACGGGATTGCGCTTTCGGGTGACAAGGAGACCATCTACTGGACCAATCTGACAGGCAACAAGCTCTACTCGCTGCCGACCGAATTACTGCGCAACTTCGAAATCAACGAAACGGTCATCGAAAACGCTGCTCGCGTCGAAGCGACGCTGCCGTCTAACACGGATGGCATGACTGCGGACAACGCCGGCAACATTTACATGACCGCATTGTCGCTCGACGGCATCATGAAATTCGATGAATCCACGGGTCAGGTCACCCGCTTCGTCCATCATCCGGAAATGAACTGGCCGGACACGCTTGCCTGGGGACCGGACGGATCGTTGTACGTGGTTTCCAATCACCTGCATGTCTGGGTGGATGGCGACATGAATTTCGACGCGCCGAAGATCCCGAACTTCAGGATCTGGCGCATTCCCAATGTCGGACAAAGCTATCTGGCCGAATAA
- the speB gene encoding agmatinase, with the protein MSGHGYQSGRLNLPFVGIPTFGKKEYVSDWDAINADVAVLGAPFDFGCQFRSGARFGPRSVREASTLFSFGHAGAYDHEDDATYLGSDVRIVDIGDADIIHTKTDESHANIEYGVRKILNAGALPVVIGGDHSVNIPCINAFDVDCAKNGPMHVVQIDAHLDFVDERHGVTAGHGNPMRRAIEKNYVSGMTQLGIRNVSSTAKEGYEDARARGSDILSVRQVRKLGTDAVLERIPAGVRYYVTIDIDAFCPSIAPGTGTPSHGGFLYYDVLEILQGLSKRGDVAGIDLVEVAPDYDPSQSTQILAAQILLNFIGFIFHNRA; encoded by the coding sequence ATGTCGGGACACGGTTATCAATCGGGCCGCCTGAATTTACCCTTTGTCGGTATCCCGACATTCGGCAAGAAAGAATACGTGTCCGATTGGGATGCGATCAACGCGGATGTGGCGGTCCTCGGGGCGCCGTTCGACTTCGGTTGCCAGTTCCGATCCGGCGCCCGGTTTGGGCCGAGGTCGGTGCGCGAGGCATCGACCCTGTTCAGCTTTGGTCACGCCGGGGCCTATGATCACGAAGACGATGCAACTTACCTTGGCTCGGATGTCCGCATAGTCGATATCGGTGACGCCGACATCATTCACACCAAGACTGATGAAAGCCACGCAAACATCGAATACGGCGTCCGGAAAATCCTGAATGCGGGCGCGCTGCCTGTGGTGATCGGAGGCGATCACTCGGTGAACATTCCATGCATCAACGCCTTTGACGTGGATTGCGCGAAAAACGGGCCGATGCATGTTGTTCAGATCGACGCGCATCTCGACTTTGTCGACGAGCGCCATGGGGTGACGGCCGGTCACGGCAACCCGATGCGCCGGGCAATCGAGAAAAACTACGTCTCGGGCATGACCCAGCTGGGCATCCGCAATGTCTCCTCAACCGCCAAGGAAGGCTACGAGGACGCAAGGGCTCGGGGCTCCGACATTCTGTCCGTGCGCCAGGTGCGCAAGCTCGGGACTGATGCCGTGCTGGAGCGCATACCCGCCGGCGTCCGATATTATGTCACCATCGACATTGACGCCTTCTGCCCTTCCATTGCGCCGGGCACGGGCACGCCGAGCCATGGCGGCTTCCTCTATTATGATGTCCTGGAAATCCTGCAGGGTCTATCAAAGCGTGGAGACGTTGCGGGGATCGATCTGGTCGAGGTCGCGCCGGATTACGACCCGAGCCAGAGCACGCAAATCCTGGCGGCCCAGATCCTGCTCAATTTCATCGGATTCATCTTCCACAACAGGGCATGA
- a CDS encoding sugar kinase, with the protein MYSDIVCLGEPMLEFNEQKDGRFLKGHGGDTSNAAIAAARQGASVGYLTRLGQDDFGNEFLELWQREGVDTSRVIQDTEARTGIYFVSHTESGHSFTYMRKGSAASLMSPDDIPADYVSNARILHVSGISQAISDTAADAVFAAIEICRNAGGWVSYDTNLRQNLWSLERARAVTHAAMARAHIALPGLEDAVLLTGFTDPDAIADFYLDLGCEIVALTLGKEGTLIALKNERRRVPGQPVKPVDATAAGDTFDGAFLAEMAAGRDPYEAAKYANAAAALSTQGYGAVAPMPKRPDVERFLNEGKAA; encoded by the coding sequence ATGTACTCAGATATTGTTTGCCTGGGCGAACCCATGCTCGAGTTCAATGAGCAGAAGGACGGAAGGTTTCTGAAGGGCCATGGTGGCGACACATCAAATGCCGCGATCGCTGCGGCAAGACAGGGCGCCTCGGTCGGATATCTGACGCGCCTGGGGCAGGATGATTTCGGCAATGAGTTTCTCGAGCTTTGGCAGCGGGAGGGTGTAGATACCAGCCGGGTCATTCAGGACACGGAAGCCAGGACCGGTATTTATTTTGTGAGCCACACCGAGAGCGGCCATTCCTTCACCTATATGCGCAAAGGATCGGCCGCGAGCCTGATGAGCCCGGACGATATTCCAGCGGACTATGTTTCAAATGCCCGGATCCTTCATGTGTCCGGTATCAGCCAGGCAATTTCGGATACGGCGGCCGATGCGGTGTTCGCGGCGATCGAAATCTGCCGGAATGCCGGCGGCTGGGTTTCCTACGACACCAATCTTCGCCAGAACCTTTGGTCCTTGGAGCGGGCACGCGCCGTCACCCACGCGGCAATGGCACGCGCGCATATCGCGCTGCCGGGGCTTGAAGACGCTGTGCTTTTGACCGGTTTCACCGACCCTGATGCGATTGCCGACTTTTATCTGGATCTCGGCTGTGAAATTGTTGCCCTCACTCTGGGCAAGGAGGGCACTCTGATTGCACTGAAGAACGAGCGCAGGCGCGTACCGGGACAGCCGGTGAAACCGGTCGATGCGACGGCGGCCGGCGACACGTTTGATGGTGCATTCCTTGCCGAGATGGCCGCTGGCCGCGACCCTTACGAAGCTGCGAAATACGCAAATGCCGCAGCCGCCTTGTCGACGCAGGGCTATGGCGCCGTGGCACCAATGCCGAAGCGGCCTGATGTCGAACGGTTCTTGAATGAAGGTAAAGCTGCATGA
- a CDS encoding SDR family oxidoreductase → MKHALVTGGTRGIGLGVTKALLDQGWSVIATGISESEVEACAPTDNLDTCVLDVTDTDSMAAVFAKLTALDGLVNCAGILMREAEYEIENFCKVIDVNLTGTMRMCLAAKPLLEKSRGSIVNTASMLSYFGGALVPAYSASKGGVSQLTKALAAKWSESGVRVNAVAPGWIETEMTAGLRADTSRETAILSRTPMGRWGQPQEVGALAAWLLSDQASFVTGAVYPVDGGYSAV, encoded by the coding sequence ATGAAACATGCCCTGGTCACTGGCGGAACGCGCGGGATCGGTCTCGGCGTCACAAAGGCGCTTCTCGACCAAGGCTGGTCCGTCATTGCAACGGGTATCAGCGAGAGCGAGGTTGAGGCCTGTGCGCCTACCGACAATCTCGATACATGTGTTCTCGACGTGACCGATACAGACAGCATGGCCGCCGTATTTGCAAAGCTGACCGCGCTCGACGGATTGGTGAATTGCGCAGGCATTCTCATGCGCGAAGCAGAGTATGAAATTGAAAACTTCTGCAAGGTGATCGATGTCAATCTCACCGGCACAATGCGCATGTGTCTCGCCGCAAAGCCGCTTCTTGAAAAGTCGCGCGGGTCGATCGTCAACACCGCGTCGATGTTAAGCTATTTCGGTGGCGCGCTTGTCCCGGCCTACTCCGCCTCGAAAGGCGGGGTATCCCAACTCACGAAGGCTCTGGCGGCGAAGTGGTCGGAAAGCGGCGTTCGCGTGAATGCCGTTGCGCCCGGCTGGATCGAAACGGAAATGACCGCAGGCCTTCGCGCCGACACTTCCCGGGAAACGGCAATACTGTCCCGCACGCCCATGGGGCGCTGGGGACAGCCCCAAGAGGTCGGTGCGCTCGCTGCATGGCTGTTGAGCGATCAGGCAAGCTTTGTCACCGGCGCGGTCTACCCCGTGGACGGTGGGTATTCCGCTGTCTAG